From the genome of Falco cherrug isolate bFalChe1 chromosome 10, bFalChe1.pri, whole genome shotgun sequence:
TTTTCCCAAGCACTTGCCTGACTCTAGTCTTATTTGACACTGTGACCTGAGTGACTCTGGCAACTGAGCTCTAGGTGGCCAAGTTGTACCAGTTGTGTATTTTTGTACGTGGTACTGTTTCAAATTCATCTGCCAGCacttgctttggaaagaaacGGGAACAAGGGCCTAGTAGTGTTTCAGGCTGTTCCTACCAATGCCTCTGAATTCCTGCTTCCAACCTATGCACACAGCTAACCACACACATGGCTTTGTGCTCAGAATAGATGAGTAAAGCTCCCGATCTGCTTGACCCTCCTCATCAGCTTGCTTGTACAAGCATGTATCTTTGCGGACAGTGACATTTTTGGTGATCCCTGTGCGCATTGCTACTTTAGTTACCTTGCCAATGGACACTGATTTACAAATAATAGGCAGTGCCTGTGTTCTGCAAAGCATGAGGCAAGTTCCTTGGGATATGTAGTGGAAGGGAAAACTAAGAAACCTAGCCCAAGCATCTATTTTAAAGCATGAGATcaaaagaagagctgaaaagaaGCAGCGAGCAAACTGGCAGTTGCTTGTTGTCCAGACCCATGTCCTTGTCCGGGCAATAGGAAGAGAcagggtgggtgtgtggggagAAACAGTTCAGGGTATTTAGCTAAAATATTAATAGGCCTGTTGCTATCTGTACAGGGAGTGTAGGACTAGAAGCACAGTCTGAGTCACACATCCTTGGCTTGCTTGAGCCACCTACTCTGGGATCTTTTTTCAaatctgctgcaggcagagtgTTTAAATACAGCCTGAGTGCTGATCTAGGACTGAGGCTCTGGGATAATGAGAGAAGTAGGTGGAATGTGAAAGCCAGGGGTGCGTGGATGCCTTCAGGCCATGTAGATGTTCTTTTAGCTGTGGTGCAGGATAGGTGGCTGGGAAGAGCATGCCAAGTGCAGGCAGCAGAACATAAGAGGGCTGAGAGGTACCAAATGCTGGTCTGAAACCAAAGGTgaaatcttggaaaaaaaatctgcacagaTACAGTGGGATATGTCAGCAGgtggagaaattaaaatatacactGGTGTGAACGATGTGTCCATGTACCAATGGCCAAAGGAATGGTACTGGGAGGGACTGGAGAGATGAGTGTTTGAATTCTGTCGTTGTGATGGAAATTCAGTACAAAGTTTATCTGTTGCAGCTGAAGCCAGGAGTTCCTCTGCCAAGTCCTAAGGATCTCTTAGGGAAAATCTTGATTAAGAACAAAAAGGACCAATCTATGTCTGGGAAGAGGCAGAACTCTTTGAAGAAAGGGAGGAATGTGGAACCAGAAATCATTGAGCAGCCAGCCCCTACGGATGCCGAAGACACTGGTATGTCTGAAGGGAAAATGGGACTAGTACAGCTAGATGAGCCAGTCTGACCCACTGGAGACCTTCCAAATCAGCCATTAATACTAGCCTGAGGCAAGCCAGTACTAGTCATTAATTCAGTTATCTCAAGGAGCAGCATAAGCctggaagagaaatgaaatcttcagaatattttcaaacactttATTCCAACCAGAAGAGACAATCAACTTATGCCCTGCCCATCAGTCAactcttctgcctgctctgagTTATATGACTGCATGAGTTGGTAATTCGTTGATACACACTGGCTATTGGTTTCATGGAAGGGTGGATAATTTCTTACTGCTTATAGGTCTATGATAACCACAAATTCACCATGTTCTTCACCCTGAGGTTCGTGAAGGTTTATAGAACCTTCATCCTcactctgctgcctttctccGGTCTCAAGGCTGTCACCTCTTGGGCTCAGGGAACCTGTGGTAGGACAGTGTATTTTCAGTCCCTGTCATGGTAGGAGCACCTGGAGTCATAGAAAGACAAGGTGAGCACTGCTACAGAGCACCTAGAAATGGACATTTATTCCCACAAATGTGTGCAACCGTGGTGGGGAAAATAGCATTGTGATTATCACTTGTGGGGGATGAGGGAAGCCTGCAGGAGGAATGATTTGGTCTCTTGACTCTTGCTAGTCCAGAGCGTGCTAGTTTGTATTTGGATTTGGTTGATAAAATTGTAGGATTCTTCCATTTACTGTGCCTGCATGACTTGATGGTGAGGTTTTACAGAGCTAAATGCATGGCTAATGCTAGCCATCTGCCATGTCTTGTCTCAGTGTGCTACTGGTACATACTGCTGATGTGGGCTGTGTGTGCTTAGTCTGGGCAGGTGATGTGGCTGAAGAGGAACCAGAGGAAGAGGATGAACATCTCGGAAACCTGGatgaagaggaaattaaaaagatgcAGTCAGATGAGGTACTGTCAgttgtttctgttccttttctggGGGTTATTTTTTCTGGCCTTCAGTTTTCTCTGGGGCCATATCATACTGAACAAAGATGAACCCAGAACGCAAGGGGGAATGAACTGTGCTATGATCAGCCAGGGACTTTCCTCCTTCCATGCCACAAGACTTTTGCAGGAGAAACTGAATGAGGGAAATTATGTTGCAAGCACAGAGTTGTTATTTCTGACTCTGCCTTTGGTATTCTGCATGACTTGGAGATAACTGCCTTCAGGGTGTTTGGAGAGGCTTACCCTTAGTCTGATAAAAGTTGTTACTGAAACATGAAGTGCTACTGCTTGAAGGGTGAAGGAGGAGGTCAGCATTCCCTTGAGTAAAAGAATCCATTTCCCATTTCCATCTTCCATCTCCCTCGTATCGCTtagagaggagggaaaacaaTGCCCTTGGTTTGTCCCTGACTCCATGCTCTGAGAGGTTAAAGAGGTCCTGGACTCCTTACTTACTGACTGAGACCTCACCGTATGCctcagtttctgttttttccGAGCTACCTAGAAACTGTGCCCCTGGCCACGCTGCCCACAATGTCACTGTAGGACCTAGAAGCCAAAGAAACTGGTGTGCTCTGGTCAGGGCAGCCATCGGAGTTCTGTGATTGTGAAGCCCAAGTGTGTTTTGTTCCATCTTTAGGAAAAGTCTCTTCATATGTCTTCtcttggattttgttttctgttcaggGCACTGCTGGTTTGGAAGTGACAGCATACGAGGAAATGTCCAGCCTTGTTAATTACATACAGCCCATCAAATTTGACTCCTTTGAAGTCTCTGCTGGTAAGTCAAAGTCAGTCCTTTCAGAATCCCAAGTGTTTTCATTCGCCCAGGAGAGCAGTGCTTTCagatgctgctgttctctgcctGCCTTGGTGACTTGCTTTCACCCATTTTCTGTtgtgctctctctctctctctcccacaATGTGTGCATGGGCTCAAACACTTCCCTTCTGCCCTCCTCCCTGTAGTAAGGAACTTCTAAGGAGAAGACAGTGAGATGTCAGATGCTGCTCCCAGTTTTATAACTGAGGATGAAAAAACCCAGCCTAGAGGCCAGTGCCATCTCAGTgggcttgctttgctgcttctgggaGCAGGAATGAGCCCAGCTTTTCTTAATGTGTGTGACTGGCCTTCCTCTTCTGTGGTGGTTGGACAGAGAAACGTCTGAAACACTGGAAATGCATGCTATTCCTTTATACACTATAGGTTCCTCTAAAGAGTTCCCACATTTGGGTCTAGCTTTGTGTAAGCTGGTTTGAGttatgaaggaaaagaaaaagaaaaaaatagaggaagGGGAAACTTGACAAATTAAAGAACTTTGTGTGAGACACTGAATATTGGGATTCACTCGGAACTAAAATTCTAGGCAGGAGGTGTTCTGTAAATGACACTGAAATCCAGGAAGAGATGGGCAAAATTAGCGCTATTTAAGCTTTGTGAGCCCATCCTGTCTGTACTCCATGAGGTTTCTGTCCTGTAGTACACAACCGTGTCTCCCTGGTAAATGTAAATCACCTTTTATGGAGTATTATTCTTCAGTCCCTTTTCAAGGGACCAGAGAAAGGTAAATTGCCTTGATAGAAAAAGGTACGTGGGAGAAGGTGGGCGTAAACGGGCCAGGTGCTTCTTGGGTCTGTCAGTCCCCACACACAGAGTGGGGGCTGGGCATGCCTTTCTTCTAAATGCTTTCTCATCTCCTGTTTCTAGAGAAGAACCGGAGTTACGTCATCTCTTCCTTCACGGAGTTGAAGGCTTATGATCTACTAACCAAGTTCCCAGTACAGTTTGTGGAGTATCCTTTTGGCAACCGTTGCCCAGTGTAGTTGGCTGTGTGAGGTAGGAGAGCCAGTCTGCAGCTTGGGCGAGGCTGAGCTACATCCAGCTGGCTTCTGGCTTCAGGACCTGGTGAACTCTTCATCAGAGATACCGGGTGTACAGGTGCAAGAGGCATGGGATCTTCCAGGGTGGCTTGGGAGCTGTCCAGAGATTCTTGACAGGACGCATCCTGCTGTAGTGAACGCCAAGGCTgccagatgcttttttttttttaagtggaaagGATATGGGAAAGGAGCCTGTTGTTGCCAGGGCCTCTCCTCCTGTCTGGAAGGCTCTGAGCGTTTGGTAGCAGAGCCTGAACAATTTTCATGATCTGGGTACGTGAGCTAGCCCCAGGGTACACAAGGAGTGCTCCAGACTTGTTTCCAATAGAGCAACTGCAGATATAACAAGCGACAGATGAGCCGGATTTACCCCAAAGGCACCCGGATGGACTCCTCTAATTACATGCCCCAGATGTTTTGGAATGTCGGCTGTCAGATGGTGGCACTTAACTTCCAGACCATGGGTGAGTGTCACACTGTCCTCCAGCTTCTGAGTGGGTGAGGCTGTGTGCTCGCATTCACTGTCTCTTCCTTCACTGCTATTTCCCACCGCTGCTGTTTCCCTGAACGCGTTTATTCTGTGTGCCTTCTCCCAAAGTTGTGTTCTTCTTTGACTCCATCTCCACAGACCAAAAGCACTTTTCTGGGCCCAGCACAAACCTGGCATACAGTGCCTGGGATGCTGGCCCTACACACTTGTGCATACGCGCATGTATGGACTTGCTGTCATTTAGTGTCTGGGTACCCTCTCTAGCTGCCCTGTAATGTGATGTCAGACTAAATAATGTGCAGAAATGCATCAGAAGCTCCTGCTTCCCCTGATTGCTTCCTCTTCTGcgaggcagcaggcagagctccatCTGGCTACAGGACTGGCCTGTCTATGCTGTTATTTCCGGTTATTTTAACCTGAACAGGGAAAAAGAGCCTTTTCTTGCTGCACCACCAgcatgagaaggaaagaaaagcctcCAGAGAAAGCGATTCTTTacccctcttccttcctcaaGGGAGTGTCTTATGTATAGAGAGTGTAAGAGACTAGCTGTAGGTTCAGtaggagaaaaaacccagcagctttAAAAGGGAGTGAGAGACTGGTTATGAAGAGGGGTGAAGAAGGGTGCAGAAACCACAAGCCAGCGTTCTCAAGAGAagtggcagaggaggggaggcCCAAAAtgagagggggaaggagcagagggacTCAGACAACTACTTACTTCGCACCCCAAAATAGTGGGTACTCCTTAAAGTAGGTTTTAATTTAGTTCTACCCATGACTTATGGTGCAATCATAAGCAAACCACTTACCTTTCTTACAACAGctgctgtaatatttttcccTGTAGGGTGCTGAAAGGCTTAATTAGTTTTTGAAATGGCTTTGTGAGCCTTTGGCTAGCTGGGgctataaaaatacagcatcCTTCAGCTCACTCGTAGCGCACAAGCCACCTGATGAGGTCCCACAGAAATTTTTCTCactgtgtttttctgtctctctcagATGTCCCCATGCAGCAGAACATGGCTCTGTTTGAGTTCAACGGCCAGTGTGGCTATCTGCTCAAGCATGAATTCATGCGGCGGCCAGACAAGCAGTTTGACCCCTTCTCTGTGGACCGCATTGATGTGGTGGTGGCGAGTACCCTGTCTGTCACGGCAAGTACAAACTGTGGTGCTGTTCCTCCCCTGACAGCCAGTTCCTGGCACCACATACATAACTGGCATCTATGTCCCCACTATTTATTACCCAGTAGGGTTCTTAGTGGCAAATGAACTCGGAGAGTCCTGTGGGAGAGTGTTACCATGGCAACTCCCAGTCTTTTcgctattttaaattaatcataatcgcatgaaaacagaaaattagcaTCTGCCACACAGAAGCAGCCAAGGCTGTGAcgatggggagggaggaggctggaggaagTGCTGAAGCAAGAAACATGGGTGGAGGTAAAGAAAAGCCTATTGTAGATTGGAAGCTGCAGTAGAAAAGATGTTTTGGGGTGGGAGAGTGACTTTGGGGTGAAGGTGTGGATGGgctcttctgttttattcttttcagcaGTTGCTAattatgtttctgtttgtttgtagATACTCTCTGGTCAGTTCCTCTCAGACCGCAGTGTGAAGACATATGTGGAAGTAGAGCTCTTTGGATTGCCCAGGGACACAAAACGCAAATACAGAACCAAACTGACCTCCACTGCCAATTCCATTAACCCTGTATGGAAAGAAGAggcttttgtttttgaaaaggtAATAATGTTTGATAGTAATTTAGACAGAGAATTCCTAAAGGTCCTGTTGGCCACAAGCACTGCTTCTTGAGAGGCCAGTGACAACAGAAGGAGCTCCCTTCTGGAGATCTGAGTCACAGCTTTAGACATACAAGGTGTTATGTGTTGCATGCTCAGATAATATCCAAATGACAGTATCCAAAACAACTCTCCATCAGGATTTCCCTGAGCAGACAAGGGGTAGCTGGGAACATTTCTGGAAATAATGGGCATCAAAAGTCTCGCATTTGTGATGCACTTCAAATTGAATTGACTAATCAGCTTTGAAAACTTCAAGCaccaggaagcagaaaggaataGAACGTCTGTGGTTAAACTGTAAATGAGAAACAGACAAACTGGAGAAGTAATGGGATCAGTGGGAGGTTTTCAGTTGTGCTAGAATAGAGAAATCTGCCCTCTCTCCGCAAGAATTCAGTGGCCACTAATCCGGCTACAGGGTATGGGGAAGTTAAGTCAAAGGTGATAGTAACGTTTGACCTTTCTGCAGTAAGttacaaaggcaaaatacaTGTTACGCAATTCACCTCTGTCACGCACGCAGTGAAATAGCAGATATTTTCAGCCTACTTGGGATGTGGTAGATAAATATTATcctcatttcagaaaatgcttttcaggcTGCAGTTCTGGCACAGTAATTTTTAGTTCATtttattgcagaagaaaatgggggaggagagaggcaAGAGCCCTTATGGCAAAGTCACCATGCTTGCTAAATTACGCTTCCGAGTTCATGCCCTCCTCTGGTGAATCACTTCATGGAAGCTGTGCTGTGGAGGTGTGTTGCCCCATTTTTTCTTTAGGTAAACTGCCCTCCTGTGATTCCATGTAGACTGTCCTCTGAGAAGCCTGTGTTTTGTGGAGTCTGTAGATTGAGTTGTGTCTGCGATAAACTGTAGCCTTAAATTACAAGGTGCAGAAATAGGCTGTGACTTCCTCAGAGAGATGGTATTGTTCTTTTGGAAGGAGGAGAGAGTGAAGTTCTACTTACTGAGGCTGCTAGGCTGTTAGGAGTTAGAGGTGATGACATTGGTGCCTTACTCTGTTTTTCCCTTAGATCATGATGCCTGAGTTGGCGTCTCTTAAAATTGTGGCTTGGGAAGAAGGAGGGAAGTTCATTGGACATCGCATAATTCCCGTCATTGCAATGCACTCAGGTAAATTTCTTGGAAATTCCTTTAGCTTTTGTGCCCTTGAGACCTATTCATTGGaagctgtaaagaaaacaggaatatCTGCATGTTTTGCTACTTAATCTCCATTCCCATAGGCAGTGCAGCCTTCAGATTCGTCCTGCTGTAGTCTTGGCTTAACTCCATAATACATTCACCATGCCCTCCTGCGAAGAGGGACTTGTTTTACTGTCGGAGCACACAGCCCAGAAGGGACCGGGATTCGGCCAGCTtacctcttctgctttctgctttcaggcTATCACCACGTTTGTCTCCGCAGCGAAAGTAACATGCCACTCACCATGCCTTCTCTGTTTGTGTACCTGGAAATAAAGGACTACGTTCCTGATGCTTGGGCAGGTAGTACATGTTAGAATGCACGTGGGGGGATGCGCTGCCTTTGTCCGGACTCAGATCTAGAAGCATTTTTCCAGCCCCGGGGTGCTTCCCTGCTGCACCCTTAATTCCTTGTCAGGGTGGGGCTTGAGCGCGGGCCAGCATCCCGTCACAGCCTTGCTTTCATCAGGGAAAAGCGGGTGGCTGCGCTGTAGCTGCGCCTGGTTCCCTGTACAGGCCGTGGCACTGCCTGACGTGCAGTGCAGATGTCACTGTCTCCCAGGTTTGGGATGGGTCAGCCTCTTCACTGCTTTTATTCAGAAGCAGGGAGAGGTTTCCTTGAGTGAAGAGGTGGTAACTCTCAGGGACTGTTGAGAACAGGGTTTTAGGGAGCACAGGAGCGTTCTTCTTCCCCCTTTGAAGAGAGGGAGGTTCTTGCTGATACTGAGGTAGAGTGATCCTTTAAAAAGGGGATGGTCAGACAGTGAGATATGAATCAGGAAAGAAGCCCCAGCTGAGGTATTAACGGCAAAACTTTTTAACAATCATGATCAAAGCCATGCAGAATGTAACAGCATCAACCACAGAAGTTCTTACGAATACTTCTCATGTTTACTCTCTCTTCCCCTGTGTACAAATGAACCTTAATCAGGGGGGAAATCCTGCAAAGTTATTGATTTAAAGACATGTTTGTAAAAAAAGACCAGGTTTGTACAGTACTGGACTGGAActggagcagggagctgtgcaggTTAGGAAAATCTTAACCTGGCTTTGGATTTTGGGAGCACTACGCTCTTTTCAGCTTCATAGCCCTGAGCATCAGTTGTGAGCCATCATCTGAGAATGGGACTGAGGTGGAAACGGTCCCCTCCTTTGTGCTGTCAGGGAGAAGCTTCTGCAGGCAGAGAATACAAAATACCCCTTCTCCACAATTTCCTGTCCCAGGCCAGAAAGGAAACCAGAAGGCAAGGAAAATCAGAGTGCAATGAGGTTTTTGATAATCCGAGTAAAGacctcctcttttttttgtaGATCTGACTATTGCTCTCTCCAACCCCATTAAGTTCTTCAGTCTGCAAGACAAGAGATCAGTTGAGCTAAAAGATGGCTCAGCGGAGGTAAGACTTTCCAAGGTCTGTCATTGTCTCTAAAATACATTGCATGAATCAGCCTGAAATAATAGAGCTTTGATTTACTTCTGATCTTTGTTTTAGAGGCTTGGCACACAGAGGAACTTCCCATCTGCTGAAACTAATGGGGTACAAGACTCCACTGGGAGGTTCAGCATTCCTCTTTCTAATGGGCCTGCAGGTAAAGCTGTGGATGTGGGGTGAGCTAAAAGGGGAAGCCTGTACACTCAAAAGGCTGGAAACAAGCAGTGCTGGGAGGGTGAAGATCCTTGGTAATGGGGTCAGAACCTCTCTGATCAAGTCACCAACTTAAATTCTAGTGCTTGTCATAAATGGCAAAATTTGTAGTTATCCCCTGACTCCTGGGCCGGAGTGAGTGTGACGTGCATACTGCTTTTATTCCACAACAGAAAAGTAATCTCAGGTATCTACTGAGAATACCAGTAAACAAGCTGAAGGCCCAACTGGCGCAAACACATCTGTCCCCTTCGAGGCAGGGCTAACATACCAGGGTAGTACTGCTCTTCCCTGTGCTACCTTACGTGTATGCTGAGGACTGTGACAGATGACCTCAGTTTTTCAGGTTCAGCCCTGGGAGATAACTACATTAAGAGGGAACCACTGTCCAAGGAAGAAGTGGCCTGTGACAGAGATGTAGTCTCTTTAAGTGTAAAATCAGAGTTTGGACATGGATTTTGAGCAAAGACATGATAATTCTGGGTATTTCTGAGACAAAGCTTCTAAGATCTGGCTTGGGTTTATCCCACAGTACGTCACTGCCCTTCACCTCTTTGTTGTTCTTTTCAAGGGTCTCTCTTCTGTGGATTACTGTTGatttctgacatttaaaatatgtttagaTCCCCCTGAAACTGCACTTGCACCAGAGTCCAGTTGTATAATACTTCAGAGCTTTAAAGATTAGTAATTTTGTTCACCAGCTCAGATGAACACCAGGCTCTTTGTAAGATCTATTACAGGATCAGAGTGAAGAGATCCCACATTGGGTGTTCTGCAAGAGTGGGAGTAAGAGCACCTGTTTTTTGGCCACTAGATTAAATGGGGATCCATTAACATAACAGAAAAACTTATAAACTACATAACTGACCAGTcagctgagctgaaaaaaagttatgaatTTGCTTTAATAGAAACCAAAAGCCAAAGTCAGCATTTATTATTAGGTTAAAGAAGCTCTAGCAGAGAAAGATCTTCTTACAGTATGTTTcttccattctggcaccttcttgGCCTTCAGGTTGGGTAAAAGCACATCCCCTACCATACACTCAGATTACCTCGCTATTGTGTGTTATGGTAATTGACAGCTAAtcagtatttcttctgtattgaCTGTATCAATGTGTTTAGTGTCCTTTGAAATATGTTGGTATCTAAACAATTAGTTTCCTCAAATTTCAGACCAGAATATCCTTCTCACCTAATCAAAACAAGTTTACATGTGCCAAATCATCGCTAGCGATATTGAGCTAATACAAAGCAAAAGTCTTTTCTCTGACAAGGCAGAGAACGCTGTTCCCTTTCCACTCTGCCTGTTTACAGAGTTCCCAAGCACTTAAGCATCTCAGCAGCTTAATTAATTCCTTTGTATTCACACCAACATCCTTTGTGTGGCCCATGCTCTTGAGCTCTCTACTGTCCATTTTCAACCTGAAGGTCCAAGATAGAACATAAAGAGGAACCTCTTTTTGTGATTTCAGGAGCAGCGGCGTTCACCAAGGACGAAAATGTGATAGAAGTGACGCAGATTGCAGGTAACTCCTCCTGTGTGGCTCACGTGGGCTGAGGCCCTGTCACTCATCTTACATTCCCTCTCTGCACAATTCCTGACTGGGATAGCGATGGCACctgttttgcaaattaaaaaagaccTGACCCAACCCTGCCTGTTGTAGCCAGCCCTAAAGGCAAACCACAGGGATCTTTGGGCTCAGGGACCCAGTTTCGCTGCCTGTGGCACCATTTGCCCATTTTGACAACTGCTGTGGTGTGTGGTGAGCTCTCGGGCTGGGACTGAGCTCACAGCTTGTCTCGAGGAGAAGAGAGGCTTGGAGTATGCCCTGTGCAAGCCGGGCCACTGTTACCTGCACAGGTAGGTCAGGAGATCTCTGGGCTGCTCCAGCTTTAGCCCTCtgaggctgctggctgcaggaacGCTGCTGCAAGTCAACTTTATAGCAAAGTGGGAGGCTGGAGCTGTCACACGAGTTCTGCTCTGGCTACATTCGATGGTTCCTTTGCCATCACTAAGCCAGGGGTAATGTGGCTGCAGGCGGCCTTCAGCACACGTGCACCCTGTAATAACACATTGTtcacctgcttttctgtgtcttaATGCAGTGTAATACAAATTAGTACAATACACTAGTAACCAGCGTGCCTAATTATGCCACAAAACTGTACTGAAGGCACAAGCATGAACTTGTTGCGCTCAGGATAGATTgccaagtaactgttacagacatcaagttttgtttttgaaagttatttctaaagaaaagggctccccagcacagagctATGATTACCTTAAATATGTACTCTGGTAGAAGGTGTCACATAATATGGAAGGACAGTGGGCTCAGGGCCGAGAGCCTAGGCTCGCTGTCGGAGGGGTTGCATTTAAGCTGTACGCTTCGCTTTCCGCAGTACGAGCCTTCCAGAAGGAGCTggccctgcacagcacagcattaTGTTGCAGGCGCACCTGCAAGTTCACTTACTTTTTACACAttacaagcaaaaaagaaaaacaaagttacTTCCCCTGAGAAGATAACTCCCTGTGGCCTTTCTGACACAGATAACTGCATCTGACTGACTTGCTACTGCCAGATAACACAttctccagcagttcccaggcATCCTTCCCCTCTCGTTTTCATCGGCCTCAAAAGCCCTGTCATTTATTCCTCCCAACTGAAGAAATGCCAGGCATTAAAACTGGAAGGGATGAAAGCACCTGTCATCATAACtcagttctgcagaaaaatcaCTAATGAAATAACAAAGCTTTTCCCTTACAATTAGAGCTGCCAACTAGCTTAAAAACTGCTATCTTTGGGATACCTAGAATTGTGGGAAAGGGTGCAAGGCATTAAGACAGACAGACTGGTACATCACCACCAGCATGTTCCTCTGGCCAAAATACCACAGGGCAGCGATTCCTCTGGCCATCCCCGTGCCACATAGCCACCAGATGACAAACTGAGCTGCATGCAATGctgaaaagagggaggaaaagctgaatgaaggcagtgctggaaaaaaCTGACCCCAGAAGGCATCACAGCAGGTTGAGAAATGCCATGTGAGTACAAACAGCCtctctttgttttgtattttagaGCCTCAGACAGCCAGCCTCACAGAACTGCAGCAGATGAAGCTCtttctgaagctgctgaagaagcaggagaaggaaTTGAAGGAGCTGGAGCGGAAAGGAAGTAAACGGAgggaggagctgctgcaaaaatattctgtacTCTTTTCAGAGCCTGTCTGCTATGGAGGCAAGAAAAGGATGATACACACTAGGAAAACCCAGAAGAAGAGGTAAATACAGCATGGGGTCTGCAGCAGGGGCCTGACCTGTGGGCTACCCCAGACCAAAAAAGAGGAACCCCCAAGAGAAACGGGGCTCCCCTTTGAAGGAAGCATGGAGTGGTGCAGACATCCCCGTCTCCGTGGGTTTATAGGGTTTTGGGTGTTCCCACTGAGGGGTGGGTAGGAAGGTCAGGATTGTATCAGCACCTctagaagcagcacagctgctgtaTCTGTTCTGCAGGAGTTTGACAACAGGTGACGTTGGTACATGTGCAGATCCTGTAGAAATGGCGGAAGGCATCGATAGCCGAATTTTGGAACTGAGAGAGAGGCTGGAGATGGACCTCATCCACCTGGGGGAGGAGCACCACGATGGGATTCgaagaaagaaagagcagcaCGCCACAGAGGTATGGACTGCAAGTGTTGACAGAAAATGTAGCCTAAGAGAGCCCCTGCAAGGA
Proteins encoded in this window:
- the PLCB2 gene encoding 1-phosphatidylinositol 4,5-bisphosphate phosphodiesterase beta-2 isoform X2, with the translated sequence MVDLTFHNFVSYKENVGKSWAEDIMAIVRNPLTYNASRYTFLEKILVKLKMQLNAEGKIPVRNIFQMFPADRKRVEAALSACHLPKGKNDAINPEDFPETVYKTFLMNLCPRPEIDEIFTSHHLKAKPYMTKEHLAKFINKKQRDSRLNDILFPPAKPEQVQSLIEKYEPSGINIQRGQLSPEGMVWFLCGPENNVIALDKLVLHQDMTQPLSHYFINSSHNTYLTAGQFSGISSPEMYRQTLLAGCRCVELDCWKGRPPDEEPIITHGFTMTTEILFKDAIEAIAESAFKTSLYPVILSFENHVDSPKQQAKMAEYCRTIFGDMLLTEPLEKYPLKPGVPLPSPKDLLGKILIKNKKDQSMSGKRQNSLKKGRNVEPEIIEQPAPTDAEDTVWAGDVAEEEPEEEDEHLGNLDEEEIKKMQSDEGTAGLEVTAYEEMSSLVNYIQPIKFDSFEVSAEKNRSYVISSFTELKAYDLLTKFPVQFVEYNKRQMSRIYPKGTRMDSSNYMPQMFWNVGCQMVALNFQTMDVPMQQNMALFEFNGQCGYLLKHEFMRRPDKQFDPFSVDRIDVVVASTLSVTILSGQFLSDRSVKTYVEVELFGLPRDTKRKYRTKLTSTANSINPVWKEEAFVFEKIMMPELASLKIVAWEEGGKFIGHRIIPVIAMHSGYHHVCLRSESNMPLTMPSLFVYLEIKDYVPDAWADLTIALSNPIKFFSLQDKRSVELKDGSAERLGTQRNFPSAETNGVQDSTGRFSIPLSNGPAGAAAFTKDENVIEVTQIAEPQTASLTELQQMKLFLKLLKKQEKELKELERKGSKRREELLQKYSVLFSEPVCYGGKKRMIHTRKTQKKRSLTTGDVGTCADPVEMAEGIDSRILELRERLEMDLIHLGEEHHDGIRRKKEQHATEQVTKIIELAREKQTAELKALKEASESNIKDIKKKLEAKRVERIQTMMRNTSDKAAQERLKKEINNSHIQEVVQTIKLMTEKTARCQQKLEEKQADNLRRIKEKESQLQQDALAEYEEKLKSLAVEVQSMMKNYAKAGFSGEPETQKQAVQSIPEGGQGSKEQLEEKIPVAEVSGLTTAMPEPPGAETDGEIEESRF